In Salarias fasciatus chromosome 2, fSalaFa1.1, whole genome shotgun sequence, one genomic interval encodes:
- the LOC115401081 gene encoding uncharacterized protein LOC115401081, translating to MSPWRVSIVLVLGLVWYFSECGRSVTQYFLGFIFCLSSPLLFGNSGRESGTQTEEETEGNLAQDSADGGLLLAGMTDGQTQAEPLESQYPHVKRSLQQVFECVYAQLVLPWYAVPEQCEDQPLHQVLSKEFDFVIDRIIERAEDFDVCQAVVGSIRILTQHLHNAKQSDRELLFGSRAEEIAVLRELSDALVRNLFPKSLWGQEVNRCALNEIIALKGLGLLVTWLSDPDNLNQLVVSQLGSVTPKSSAEELCGSDPDQSSLASQEGAAEGEGGEVNLKGAESSTGTRIKGKRKGNKLKEGWSKFVDKMKSKKAKKKKMKKMEQALVMRIISIQGDGPNEEDASSREGSVHTQEDSDREDSDLENYLTSVQEDMMEFKLSYEMWRVGRWAVSIPHADWEDEELTFTLHLEEKDSPENLQWDIKKTYMDVIYFRNRWQDSTSLPLIPELKASEVRDEAIESARVSVEHFLQELVSDHLIGHTQPVFQFLCPLDKLLNEEEHYGGVWGLLSGLAYFLTPGYEEEESSSPQTEAPKENLISSLHPESSAVSLENHSASAEKGSGDDRGSSLPAIVISQCESNTKLQEAAETDPLPDVNSDPSSENGSQDRAEDSDNPLTSHFKMILRGLTRSRSQESLASARAGCDEDPPELDCCRESAEGPSRIHFSARSGKKEKICFRMSGGASKAKGKETQGALQRGEDSQLQKSQVHWEQLEATKAIFDLLKEISGNSILINIFDAILKPVMPILKKKVNSFLNKMNPTEVQMAAYIDTMRSKLWPEFQPPAPPSPRTDEDKDETRDRAHCLINAKYSNYLVLKKTDMESVFNLFQDCKENKTLVYILLSFLVREFFPNEQSLSVSAAALQKVTNSN from the exons GACTCTGCTGATGGAGGCTTGTTGTTGGCTGGCATGACTGATGGCCAAACTCAGGCTGAACCCCTGGAGTCCCAGTATCCACACGTCAAGAGGTCTCTGCAACAAG TGTTCGAGTGCGTCTACGCTCAGCTGGTCCTGCCTTGGTACGCTGTCCCCGAGCAATGCGAGGACCAGCCTCTGCACCAGGTGCTCAGCAAGGAGTTTGACTTTGTAATCGACCGCATCATTGAGAGAGCCGAGGACTTTGATGTCTGCCAGGCGGTGGTGGGCTCCATTCGGATTTTGACTCAGCACTTGCATAATGCAAAGCAGTCTGACAG AGAGCTCTTGTTCGgctccagagcagaggagatCGCTGTTCTCAGAGAGCTCTCTGACGCTCTGGTACGTAACCTTTTCCCCAAGTCTCTCTGGGGCCAAGAAGTCAACCGCTGTGCCTTAAATGAGATCATTGCTTTAAAGG GGTTGGGACTCCTGGTTACATGGTTGTCCGACCCAGACAACCTGAACCAGCTGGTGGTGAGCCAGCTCGGCAGCGTGACCCCCAAAagctctgcagaggagctgTGTGGGTCCGACCCGGATCAAAGCTCCCTGGCTTCACAGGAGGGCGCGGCGGAGGGCGAAGGCGGCGAAGT GAACTTGAAGGGAGCTGAGAGTTCGACTGGAACCAGGATCAAGGGCAAACGGAAAG GGAACAAGTTGAAGGAAGGTTGGTCAAAATTTGTGGACAAGATGAAGTCcaaaaaagcaaagaagaagaaaatgaagaagatGGAGCAGGCGCTGGTGATGAGGATCATATCGATCCAGGGAGACGGGCCCAACGAGGAGGACGCCAGCAGCAGGGAGGGCTCGGTTCACACCCAGGAGGACTCTGACAGG GAGGACAGTGATCTGGAGAACTACCTGACGAGCGTCCAGGAGGACATGATGGAATTCAAGCTGTCGTACGAGATGTGGCGGGTCGGCCGCTGGGCCGTCAGCATCCCTCAC gCCGActgggaggatgaggagctAACCTTCACTCTTCACCTGGAGGAGAAGGACAGCCCGGAGAATCTGCAGTGGGACATCAAGAAAACCTACATGGATGTCATATATTTCCGTAACAGATGGCAG GACTCCACCAGTCTTCCTCTGATCCCGGAGCTGAAGGCGTCGGAGGTCAGAGACGAGGCCATCGAATCAGCTCGAGTGTCGGTGGAGCATTTCTTACAG GAATTGGTTTCTGATCATTTGATCGGTCACACTCAGCCAGTTTTTCAGTTCCTCTGTCCTCTCGACAAACTGTTGAATGAGGAGGAACATTACGGAGGCGTGTGGGGCCTTCTCAGTGGCTTGGCTTACTTCCTGACCCCTGGATATGAGGAAGAAGAG agctCCAGCCCTCAAACAGAGGCCCCGAAAGAAAACCTGATCTCATCCCTGCATCCGGAAAGCTCTGCCGTGTCTTTAGAAAACCACAGTGCCTCTGCTGAGAAAGGCAGCGGCGATGATCGCGGCTCTTCTCTGCCGGCTATTGTTATCTCCCAGTGTGAGTCTAATAcaaagctgcaggaagctgcagagacGGACCCGCTGCCCGACGTTAACTCAGACCCCTCCAGCGAAAACGGCTCCCAGGACAGAGCGGAGGACTCCGACAACCCCTTAACCTCCCACTTCAAAATGATCCTCCGAGGGCTGACGCGGTCCAGGTCGCAGGAGTCTCTGGCCTCGGCGAGAGCCGGCTGCGATGAAGACCCGCCGGAGTTGGACTGCTGCCGGGAGAGCGCTGAGGGGCCGTCGCGGATTCATTTCAGCGCACGGTCTggcaaaaaggagaaaatatgTTTCAGGATGTCTGGTGGAGCAAGTAAGGCAAAAGGGAAGGAGACGCAGGGCGCTttacagagaggagaggactcCCAACTTCAGAAGAGCCAAGTCCActgggagcagctggaggcgaCCAAAGCCATATTTGATCTTCTGAAAGAAATATCTG GCAACTCGATCCTCATAAATATATTTGATGCCATTTTGAAGCCTGTGATGCCCATCTTgaaaaa AAAGGTGAACTCTTTCCTCAACAAAATGAACCCGACAGAGGTGCAGATGGCTGCGTACATCGACACTATGCGAAGCAAACTGTGGCCTGAGTTTCAGCCGCCGGCGCCTCCTTCTCCCCGCACCGACGAAGACAAGGACGAGACCAGGGACCGTGCGCACTGCCTGATCAACGCCAAAT ATTCAAATTACCTCGTCTTAAAGAAGACTGACATGGAGtcagtttttaatcttttccaggactgcaaagaaaacaaaacactggtCTAT ATTCTCCTGTCATTCCTGGTAAGAGAGTTTTTCCCCAACGAGCAGTCTTTGAGCGTGAGCGCTGCTGCCCTGCAGAAAGTGACCAACTCCAACTGA